In Carassius gibelio isolate Cgi1373 ecotype wild population from Czech Republic chromosome B19, carGib1.2-hapl.c, whole genome shotgun sequence, one DNA window encodes the following:
- the LOC127978548 gene encoding regulation of nuclear pre-mRNA domain-containing protein 2 produces MAAGSAGVSGHNSGSSPRLESTLDRRFQTISNTMESIQGLSVWCIENKKYHSVVVRYWIKWLRKSDAPHRLNLFYLANDVIQNCKRKNAIVYRTTFTDVLPEAMKLISATKDSKVNKAVVRILSIWEERSVYSEEFISQLRNSLVQKEEPVKVSAPVNSKSALKSKIVAEFVPSAFIEHLSKYRKSMDDIELKEKQLAAMRVDVCSTEALKKLKDKAGGKRFSKDFEDGSTKLQEFVSFLDGEVKKGPPLIEALENADIFYEMQYKEVKIVAKAYETFANRVSHLKRKLDALKNMLPDPDDSPIPSPIEDAPSPTGSESPFHALERIGSPDPELDGQAMEEDLIALADAPSPLSSVGGSSPPSAPLGDKDNRDVEDMDLSDVEETETPTIIVEEHVASAVVSKQSTVTPNVIESLPTNEGTQTKQVATPAVTVPSAETTTTTTPITPSLSVNLAGVDLGKISSILSTITNVMKNSAVGVSPVSRSSPSVPSTPSSTQKTPTPTTAPPANPLASILSRVDINTNTLLSALSKTQTQGGFQGLSSLLNNPAAKATTTSNSEKQFLTTPITAETHSSPKVLSTPSSLPLARDPTSQGCVAPTPMQSNMANENMSSLNFTLDSKIDDFLQGPPGLKGFNLGFPSVLTWTKGAVDSPSASAENLGGTPVRDEGGSTPTQDEIMDAPQSQLFPYQQRQTVSISTALDAKSMRPLPSWQEQNAQVDPQAHMDMHQKIAPKKESVPSLAEAEVMRHQRIEAMRSSSINQQPLRDSVEAKDRSDVMLQNLRQNPLIRDVGPNSKMVEGSYAYRDDHEKQVLASSDAFGAEPYLAKEPRQDLSAPNFFTTPLPPIPNLPPPPPQDFMHPASSRASGPHPTRDLQEPFGEAERGGVDGSYAPANSDYEHLSHEVPNTNPFHPHGDGTSHSAHAPHLAPKIPPNGQVDYNHRHPPRIPLQHPPSVPHHHIGSPPSVRGYHETSSPPLPLPEDQYFDPYYEQPPRSPSPPHYDMHPISPHAQGHYPEEIPPHYPEHRVPPHLEHRHPPPHHVRPPHPGHYPAPRPLRRPPPVRHEPPFPRGKRPGPPFGGPPRFRGPFYPPKRPFLPPHY; encoded by the exons CGGATGCGCCACATAGGCTTAATCTCTTCTACCTGGCGAACGATGTCATTCAGAACTGTAAAAGGAAAAATGCCATAGTCTACCGCACCACCTTTACTGATGTGCTGCCAGAAGCTATGAAGCTCATCAG TGCCACAAAGGATTCTAAGGTGAACAAGGCAGTGGTGAGGATACTGTCCATTTGGGAAGAGAGAAGTGTCTATTCAGAGGAGTTCATCAGTCAGCTGAGGAACAGTTTGGTTCAGAAAGAAGAGCCAGTGAAAG TTTCAGCTCCAGTCAACTCCAAATCTGCCCTGAAATCCAAGATTGTTGCTGAGTTTGTG CCCTCAGCATTTATTGAGCATCTGTCCAAGTACAGGAAGTCCATGGACGACATTGAGCTCAAAGAGAAACAGTTAGCTGCAATGAGAGTGGATGTGTGCAGCACAGAAGCTCTGAAGAAACTGAAAG ACAAGGCAGGAGGTAAAAGGTTTTCTAAAGACTTTGAAGATGGGAGTACAAAGCTTCAGGAGTTTGTTTCCTTTCTGGATGGAGAGGTCAAAAAAGGTCCTCCATTGATAGAAGCTCTGGAGAATGCAGATATATTTTATGAGATGCAATATAAAGAGGTCAAGATTGTGGCTAAA GCCTACGAGACATTTGCAAACCGGGTGTCGCACCTTAAGCGCAAGCTCGATGCACTGAAGAATATGTTGCCTGATCCAGATGACTCGCCCATTCCCTCCCCGATTGAAGATGCTCCCTCACCCACGGGCTCTGAGTCACCCTTCCATGCTCTGGAAAGGATTGGTTCCCCAGACCCAGAGCTGGACGGGCAGGCAATGGAAGAGGACCTCATTGCTTTGGCTGATGCTCCCAGCCCTCTCTCATCTGTCGGGGGTTCCTCACCACCAAGTGCCCCTTTGGGAGACAAAGACAATCGTGACGTAGAGGACATGGACCTCTCGGATGTAGAGGAGACGGAAACACCTACCATCATAG TTGAGGAACATGTGGCCTCTGCTGTTGTGTCCAAACAGTCCACTGTCACTCCAAATGTCATAGAATCCTTACCAACAAATGAAGGCACACAAACAAAGCAGGTTGCAACCCCAGCAGTGACTGTTCCCTCAGCAGAAACCACAACCACCACCACACCAATCACACCATCACTGTCAGTGAACCTTGCTGGTGTTGACCTAGGCAAGATCAGCTCCATCCTCAGCACAATCACAAATGTTATGAAGAACTCAG CTGTAGGAGTTAGTCCTGTATCTCGGTCTTCCCCAAGTGTACCTTCAACTCCAAGCTCAACTCAAAAGACTCCCACTCCCACTACTGCCCCTCCAGCCAACCCACTGGCCAGCATCCTTTCTAGGGTGGACATCAACACCAACACACTGCTCAGTGCTCTATCCAAAACACAAACCCAAGGGGGTTTTCAGG gtCTGTCCTCTTTGCTAAACAACCCGGCTGCAAAGGCCACCACAACTTCAAATTCTGAAAAGCAATTCTTAACCACGCCTATTACAGCAGAGACTCATTCATCTCCTAAAGTCTTATCTACTCCATCTAGTCTCCCACTGGCTAGGGATCCCACCTCTCAAGGATGTGTGGCTCCTACGCCTATGCAGTCCAATATGGCGAATGAGAATATGTCTTCTCTCAACTTTACCTTGGACTCCAAGATTGATGACTTCCTCCAAGGACCCCCAGGACTGAAAGGCTTTAATTTGGGCTTTCCATCTGTTCTGACATGGACTAAAGGAGCTGTTGATAGCCCATCAGCGAGTGCAGAAAACCTGGGTGGAACCCCTGTAAGGGATGAAGGTGGTTCTACCCCAACGCAAGATGAAATTATGGATGCTCCTCAATCGCAGCTGTTCCCGTATCAGCAGAGGCAAACAGTGTCTATTTCTACAGCTTTGGATGCTAAGTCAATGCGTCCACTTCCATCTTGGCAGGAACAAAATGCTCAGGTGGATCCACAAGCTCATATGGACATGCACCAGAAGATTGCACCAAAAAAAGAATCTGTTCCCTCTCTTGCTGAGGCAGAAGTTATGCGGCATCAACGCATTGAAGCAATGCGTTCCTCTTCCATCAACCAGCAACCTTTAAGAGACAGTGTAGAAGCCAAAGACAGATCCGATGTGATGCTTCAAAACCTGAGACAAAACCCCTTAATTCGTGATGTGGGACCAAATTCTAAAATGGTTGAAGGTAGCTATGCATATCGAGATGATCATGAGAAGCAAGTATTGGCCAGCTCTGATGCATTCGGTGCCGAGCCGTACCTTGCCAAAGAACCAAGACAGGATCTTTCTGCACCTAACTTCTTCACAACACCTCTGCCACCAATCCCAAATCTTCCTCCTCCACCACCACAAGACTTCATGCATCCAGCATCTTCGAGAGCAAGCGGTCCCCATCCCACCAGAGATTTGCAGGAACCTTTCGGGGAAGCAGAAAGAGGTGGTGTTGATGGATCATATGCCCCAGCAAACTCTGATTATGAACACTTGTCTCATGAGGTTCCAAACACGAATCCTTTCCATCCACACGGGGATGGGACCTCTCACTCTGCTCATGCACCGCACCTTGCTCCTAAAATCCCACCGAATGGTCAAGTGGACTACAACCACCGACATCCACCAAGAATACCTCTGCAGCACCCTCCAAGTGTACCCCATCACCACATTGGGTCTCCTCCTTCAGTAAGGGGTTACCATGAAACCTCAAGTCCTCCTCTACCTTTACCTGAAGATCAATACTTTGACCCATACTACGAACAACCACCACGTAGCCCTTCTCCCCCACATTACGACATGCATCCGATTTCACCTCATGCACAAGGGCATTATCCTGAAGAAATCCCACCTCACTACCCAGAGCACAGGGTTCCTCCTCACTTGGAGCACAGGCACCCACCACCACACCATGTTCGTCCACCTCACCCTGGGCACTATCCAGCTCCTAGGCCCCTTCGTAGGCCACCACCGGTCCGTCATGAGCCGCCCTTTCCAAGGGGCAAGCGACCTGGCCCACCGTTTGGTGGACCTCCCAGATTCAGGGGCCCCTTTTATCCCCCTAAAAGACCCTTCTTGCCTCCGCATTACTAA